One Vanessa atalanta chromosome 8, ilVanAtal1.2, whole genome shotgun sequence genomic window carries:
- the LOC125065927 gene encoding ecdysone oxidase-like codes for MDSAVVFENAVRIQQALSVIGTLMLTAYLFPRQATVEDFEEYDFIIVGGGSAGSVIADRLSECSQFKVLVIEAGGDPPMESLVPVLYPYLSNSQYDWNITSVIEPNAGNGRKTKEFNLVCARVLGGGSSINYMMYVRGCPGDYYPWARLSNDSNWAYANNLPYFIKSERMVSEEILQSPYRLYHGTKGFLGITRENRPETKKYLQAFEELGYDILFDVNGKQSLGYTLQLNTIAEGIRQTTAYTNLGANKHRNNLYVLKRTVVTQILFDENNNAIGVKALTQDSKSITLKAKREVIVSSGSINTPKLLMLSGIGPKEHLESHNIKVMSALPVGLNYQDHWLLQLSFKMEKSELPANPIKSYQTPFPVVTGYVKLNKTKSCAEYQTVNTIVPNDPEGPPLSCTFNFRYKDNICQNLYEASKGRNTMETALILLHPKSRGQITLRSSNPLDPPNVFTGIFSDKRDLEDYTSYVEDFVKVVNTTYFKSVQSEIIDLKLPECTDWTFGSREYWRCYVQTMATTSLHFIGTASLGSVVDSKLRVLNVNRLRVADASVMPSQTSGNPNAVVIMIAEKLADFVKQEHGLHGQCS; via the exons atgGATTCTGCGGTTGTTTTTGAAAATGCTGTACGTATACAACAGGCTCTGAGCGTTATCGGGACTCTCATGCTCACCGCTTACCTCTTCCCCAGGCAGGCCACCGTCGAAG aTTTTGAAGAATACGACTTCATAATAGTTGGTGGAGGATCGGCAGGGAGCGTGATAGCCGATAGGCTATCTGAGTGCTCTCAGTTCAAGGTGTTGGTGATAGAGGCAGGTGGTGATCCACCTATGGAATCACTG GTACCGGTGCTATATCCATATCTCTCAAATTCGCAGTATGATTGGAATATAACTTCAGTTATTGAGCCAAATGCGGGTAATGGTCGAAAAACCAAAGAATTTAATCTAGTATGTGCTCGTGTCTTGGGTGGAGGCAGTAGTATTAACTATATGATGTACGTGCGCGGTTGTCCTGGAGATTACTATCCCTGGGCTAGACTGAGCAACGATAGTAATTGGGCTTATGCTAATAACTTACCATACTTTATAAAAAGCGAAAGGATGGTTAGCGAGGAAATTTTACAGTCCCCCTACAGATTGTACCATGGTACGAAAGGTTTTTTAGGTATAACTAGGGAAAACAGGCCagaaacgaaaaaatatttacaggcgTTCGAAGAATTAGGTTATGATATACTTTTTGACGTCAATGGGAAACAAAGTCTGGGATATACATTGCAACTTAATACTATAGCTGAAGGAATACGTCAGACAACTGCTTATACAAATCTAGGAGCAAATAAACATAGGAATAATCTTTATGTGTTAAAGCGTACTGTAGTTACTCAAATTTTATTCGATGAAAACAATAATGCTATCGGCGTAAAAGCCCTTACACAGGATAGTAAAAGTATAACGCTTAAAGCTAAACGTGAAGTTATTGTATCATCTGGCTCTATTAATACTCCTAAATTACTCATGTTGTCAGGCATTGGTCCAAAAGAACACCTAGAATcgcataatataaaagtaatgagTGCTTTGCCTGTTGGCCTTAACTATCAAGACCATTGGTTACTTCAACTATCGTTTAAAATGGAAAAAAGTGAATTGCCTGCCAACCCAATTAAATCATATCAAACTCCATTTCCAGTTGTAACTGGGTATGTGAAACTTAATAAAACGAAATCATGCGCCGAATATCAGACCGTTAATACAATTGTACCAAATGACCCCGAAGGTCCCCCTCTATCGTGCACctttaattttagatataaagataatatttgtcaaaatttgTACGAAGCAAGTAAAGGTAGAAACACAATGGAAACCgcattgattttattacatcCTAAATCAAGAGGCCAAATAACACTACGTTCATCAAATCCATTGGATCCACCAAATGTTTTTACTGGTATATTTTCCGATAAAAGAGACTTGGAAGATTACACCAGCTACGTTGAAGATTTTGTTAAAGTAGTAAACACGACTTATTTCAAGAGTGTCCAATCtgaaattattgatttaaaattacctGAATGCACAGATTGGACGTTTGGTAGTAGAGAGTATTGGAGGTGTTATGTACAAACAATGGCGACGACATCGCTACACTTCATTGGCACCGCATCCTTGGGGTCCGTAGTCGATAGTAAGCTacgtgttttaaatgtaaatcgaTTGCGTGTGGCTGATGCGAGTGTTATGCCATCACAGACTAGCGGTAATCCGAACGCGGTTGTGATAATGATCGCTGAAAAGTTGGCCGATTTTGTAAAACAAGAACACGGCCTACATGGTCAGTGTTCTTAG
- the LOC125066068 gene encoding Fanconi anemia group I protein: MEAKTIFSKIIKLGQNNSEREELYKFCKLKLEQVTDEIPRRILLNDGANLLDCIFNGLPDNTSKIKVKVIDIVLKTMRKESTSLTHCGDVISRLCLELPRLPLEHLVRWSSDSVQSIVDDSDVNMIWRDILPECLNAILLHDNVKYCGSELSGVEFKVQSVHTLCQCRWNEKQLVQLTAMFKDIQLLRTDHRQVVNKICSYMVDISPDALPPLVHQLLKLCKLYNVEIVLAHLSHYFNVRLYSKLEPPPQDSESTTMDVDDIVQHSPAEMSRCLSTCLYHISQGAAEPELIRKHIKQWPKTQLLRTPFLIDLSLAISDKGADFKSVCLDVIKSAIEFRILDELKSKESAWVRSVLPPDVDIVSVLKVLTTESANHRQLTVVGLINLAFCLLSVSRIKPTAQACWSHGKLILVRLCKAQPETAGHILSQLADKIFGDYSQHQYTDCLYVLCKLSPAAVERSAQLAGALESCAPAGERVYGAVRPLLPYSARVRDTLVMVCRKGLYSRDSSYRCLALFGFLTVLKYMKLSKELSSSQSGASDQFSAHSYLTQLTVDMHATSQGAAITSRVRNETICLEVLSILRRCLVQDAAVKQLLYTEMYDCTKDKPALHETILELFYDHLNKYLPDDDDETSVLLFDKCVQLSSIGATLTDPIGRLLYVIAQFLQVEEDESEDVLGSQSENGATFLRRKLMDIMEKLCKSDLSAVIQMDDTGLNDLTPESKAKNIKVQQTLQCYEALIAHRIMQWNPQNSNANSVHHLYKAYNQLLDNSKGSPKTGKKSKSLNETKETVKSQKTQKSQKSQKEKGKSPKKVSNAVKDRAGPFKPLPCLWDLQLCMRVLDLLYGENVPWSSVEQRNHIRARSDFHAFALRGAQTALGGAAPRAARAPALRAAALLHARVLCRFQDMCDFDEHTTLACLELYKTCLSLLLSPAFSLKLDDVMSGIIGNNDKPATACLAEILESLHSALTYIETEAAEEDLDMVRKKILTTLVQISILLLEVPIVPCNQLTGATLKLEELARRSRQAEALALAGALLAAQPEPALLSDLLLKLSVELGLIDEEDSSAGQETSNFPTIDSRSGHMVLGQVCVHLSNRFKTTEHLLSRARDLTAALSIAVHSHQQRIDRELQELYKSIVIQLCQLTTWTTETAKLRCCIGGGSDKVLNICMRLYSLLATFIKQLDPTMVQSLRLERLLKFSGKKLSAVTDGLITYLESSQQQRNASKVLRDTKLIPRLVLEAEQFSKHVILLGTKANLNFHQYLSLGTARDFKIKAPLLQSVINTVDQSKEVEVDECDNINDAATEILTPLVSDEEHTSGDEHNNSDEEPPKNKRKRV, from the exons atggAAGCGAAAACGATtttcagcaaaataataaaacttggaCAAAATAACAGTGAACGtgaagaattatataaattttgcaaATTAAAACTCGAACAG gtGACTGATGAAATTCCTCGTAGAATACTACTTAATGATGGAGCTAACTTGTTGGATTGTATTTTCAATGGCTTACCAGACAATACATCCAAAATTAAAGTTAAG GTAATTGATATAGTACTAAAAACAATGAGAAAAGAATCAACGTCTCTTACTCACTGTGGTGATGTGATAAGCAGACTGTGCTTAGAATTGCCAAGATTGCCATTAGAACACTTAGTAAGATGGAGCAGTGATAGTGTTCAATCTATAGTAGATGACAGTGATGTTAATATGAT ttGGAGAGACATATTACCAGAGTGCCTTAATGCTATTTTGTTACACGACAATGTCAAATATTGTGGTTCTGAATTGTCAGGAGTTGAATTTAAAGTGCAGAGTGTGCACACATTGTGTCAATGCCGATGGAATGAGAAGCAGTTGGTGCAGTTGACAGCTATGTTTAA agATATTCAACTGTTGCGCACTGATCACAGACAAGTTGTAAACAAGATTTGTTCATACATGGTCGATATATCACCTGATGCCCTGCCTCCACTTGTCCACCAATTGCTCAA gttatGCAAGTTATATAATGTTGAAATTGTTCTCGCTCACTTGAGTCATTACTTTAATGTAAGACTATACAGCAAGCTGGAGCCTCCGCCTCAAGACTCAGAGTCAACCACAATGGATGTTGatgatatag TTCAACACAGCCCCGCGGAGATGAGTAGATGTTTGTCTACATGCCTGTACCATATATCACAAGGAGCGGCGGAACCAGAACTCATTCGCAAGCATATAAAACAGTGGCCTAAAACCCAACTGTTAAGAACACCATTCCTCATTGACCTTTCCCTCGCTATCTCGGATAAGGGTGCGGATTTCAAATCAGTTTGTTTGGAT GTAATAAAGTCGGCGATAGAGTTTCGTATATTAGACGAGCTGAAAAGCAAAGAGTCTGCGTGGGTTCGCTCTGTGTTGCCGCCGGACGTAGATATTGTTAGCGTGCTCAAAGTCCTCACTACTGAGAG CGCTAATCACCGGCAATTAACGGTGGTGGGTCTCATAAACCTCGCCTTCTGTTTGCTCTCCGTATCCCGAATAAAGCCCACGGCCCAAGCGTGCTGGTCACACGGAAAGCTGATTCTGGTGCGGCTGTGCAAAGCTCAGCCCGAGACCGCCGGACACATCCTCAGTCAACTAGCTGATAAAATTTTCGGAGACTACAGCCAACATCAGTACACCG ACTGCCTGTACGTGCTGTGCAAGCTGTCGCCGGCGGCCGTGGAGCGCAGCGCGCAGCTGGCGGGCGCGCTGGAGAGCTGCGCGCCGGCGGGCGAGCGCGTGTACGGCGCCGTGCGGCCGCTGCTGCCCTACAGCGCGCGCGTGCGCGACACGCTCGTCATGGTCTGCCGCAAGGGGCTCTACTCGCG GGACTCCAGCTACCGCTGCTTAGCCCTCTTTGGGTTTTTGACggtgttaaaatatatgaagttaTCAAAAGAACTCTCATCGAGTCAAAGCGGCGCCAGCGATCAGTTCAGCGCGCACTCCTACCTCACGCAGCTCACCGTGGACATGCACGCTACGAGCCAGGGCGCTGC GATAACGTCTCGAGTTCGCAACGAAACGATATGTTTGGAGGTGCTTTCGATTCTACGTCGTTGTCTCGTGCAAGATGCTGCTGTCAAACAATTATTGTACACtg AGATGTACGACTGTACAAAAGACAAGCCAGCTCTACACGAGACGATCTTGGAACTGTTCTATGATCACTTGAATAAGTATTTAcccgatgatgatgatgaaacctCCGTGTTACTCTTCGACAAGTGTGTACAATTATCAAGCATCGGTGCTACTCTAACA gatCCCATCGGTCGGCTGTTGTACGTGATAGCGCAGTTCTTACAAGTGGAAGAGGATGAGTCGGAAGACGTCCTCGGTAGTCAGAGCGAAAACGGCGCTACCTTCCTCAGGAGAAAACTTATGGATATTATGGAAAAACTGTGCAAGAGCGATCTCTCGGCTGTGATACAAATG gacgACACAGGTCTAAATGATCTGACACCAGAGTCcaaagcaaaaaatataaaagtacaacAGACGTTGCAGTGCTATGAAGCGCTCATTGCGCATCGCATCATGCAATGGAACCCTCAGAACTCTAACGCCAACTCCGTGCATCACTTGTATAAGGCTTACAATCAGCTGTTGGATAATTCTAAG GGATCTCCGAAAACAGGTAAAAAGAGTAAATCATTAAACGAAACTAAGGAAACGGTGAAATCACAAAAGACCCAAAAGTCACAAAAATCACAGAAGGAGAAAGGTAAATCACCGAAGAAGGTGTCCAATGCGGTCAAAGACCGAGCCGGACCCTTTAAGCCCCTCCCGTGCCTGTGGGACTTGCAACTGTGCATGCGAGTATTGGACCTCCTGTACGG CGAGAACGTCCCGTGGTCGTCAGTGGAGCAGCGCAACCACATCCGCGCGCGCAGCGACTTCCACGCGTTCGCGCTGCGCGGCGCGCAGACGGCGCTGGGGGgggccgcgccgcgcgccgcccgcgcgcccGCCCTGCGCGCCGCCGCGCTGCTGCACGCGCGCGTGCTCTGCCG atttcAGGATATGTGCGATTTCGATGAGCACACAACACTAGCTTGTCTAGAACTCTACAAGACGTGCCTGAGCCTGTTACTATCGCCGGCATTCTCTTTGAAGTTAGATGACGTCATGTCTGGTATAA TTGGCAATAACGACAAACCAGCTACAGCTTGCCTTGCGGAGATTCTTGAAAGTTTACATTCAGCGCTGACATACATAGAAACAGAGGCAGCCGAAGAAGATTTGGATATGGTCAGAAAGAAGATACTTACGACTCTCGTTCAGATCTCTATCTTACTTTTGGAGGTACCGATTGTACCTTGCAATCAGTTAACTGGG GCGACGCTGAAGCTGGAGGAGCTGGCGCGGCGCAGCAGGCAGGCGGAGGCGCTGGCGCTGGCGGGCGCGCTGCTGGCCGCGCAGCCGGAGCCCGCGCTGCTCTCCGACTTGCTGCTCAAGCTCAGCGTCGAGCTGGGCCTCATCGAC GAAGAAGACAGTTCAGCTGGCCAAGAAACGAGCAATTTCCCAACGATAGACTCCCGCTCCGGTCATATGGTTCTGGGTCAAGTATGCGTTCACCTGAGCAATCGATTTAAAACCACTGAACATTTGCTCAGCAGAGCAAGAGATCTCACAGCCGCGCTGAGCATTGCTGTTCACTCGCACCAGCAGCGGATAGATCGAG AACTGCAAGAGCTGTACAAGTCAATTGTAATCCAACTGTGCCAACTGACGACGTGGACGACCGAGACAGCCAAGTTACGGTGTTGCATCGGCGGCGGGAGCGACAAAGTGTTGAACATTTGCATGCGCCTGTATTCGCTGCTGGCGACTTTCATCAAGCAGCTGGACCCAACCATGGTGCAGTCCTTGAG attaGAAAGACTGCTTAAGTTTTCCGGTAAGAAGCTGTCTGCAGTCACTGACGGTCTTATCACATACTTGGAGTCGTCGCAGCAACAGCGGAATGCTAGCAAAGTGTTGAGAGACACCAAGCTGATTCCGCGACTTGTACTGGAGGCAGAACAGTTCAGCAAACACGTCATCCTTCTAGGAACGAAGGCTAAT TTGAACTTTCACCAATATTTATCCTTGGGGACGGCGAGAGATTTCAAAATCAAAGCGCCTTTGCTGCAAAGTGTTATCAATACAGTCGACCAATCGAAGGAAGTTGAAGTGGatg agtgTGATAATATCAATGATGCAGCAACAGAAATTTTAACACCTTTGGTAAGCGATGAAGAACATACCAGCGGTGATGAACATAATAACAGTGATGAAGAACCACCGAAAAACAAACGCAAACGGGtttaa